A section of the Acropora muricata isolate sample 2 chromosome 4, ASM3666990v1, whole genome shotgun sequence genome encodes:
- the LOC136913160 gene encoding uncharacterized protein isoform X1 yields MIAELLRKFSRENFGEVNYEPFLHGYSETAKPLSLIIKRKRSIWKRPFAKAEMIFLGDLEKFVSSDCKKDYTETVQSKIASEQKIEKGKSDPVDSHMEMDLDIAEMGGIKLTEDVDLGDLQLGRVGQKYILDLDVRGILSRAVLDANKMIPYQDQELFLITSVVYSEKFEVVGQRRHTVCKFSTPSVWMTFCVCFDFHIIRLFPAKMREIEARLEALSHFSKVLKSKVDGKYKKTSSPAGVAKRNVWGPILYDCCPVQYNREEKRLEIMKGEFAGPATRHISNVKKLYDDDASSDQEDDSGDDVGNDDGPVPFDVVADYISPDDFADQDMNNIERIENVLKTTKSREQQKALVKKYLGWFENLLADDKMKIILDDCERLTNNDCTFLRSLYVAALPGQDSLDFTKLTKADIHGCAFILKLLDELSDEEWEELGIQGS; encoded by the exons ATGATTGCAGAACTACTTCGCAAGTTTTCCCGAGAGAACTTCGGTGAAGTTAACTACGAGCCATTTTTGCATGGATATTCAGAGACCGCAAAGCCTTTGTCCCTTATAATCAAACGAAAGAGATCAATATGGAAACGCCCCTTTGCGAAAGCTGAAATGATCTTTCTTGGAGACCTGGAAAAATTTGTTTCCAGTGACTGTAAAAAAGATTATACGGAAACCGTTCAATCTAAAATAGCGTCAGAGCAAAAGATTGAGAAGGGCAAAAGTGATCCAGTGGACAG CCACATGGAAATGGATCTTGATATTGCGGAAATGGGAGGGATCAAACTGACTGAAGATGTCGACCTGGGGGACCTTCAACTTGGCAGAGTTGGCCAGAAATATATATTAGATCTAGATGTTCGTGGAATACTTTCTCGCGCAGTCCTGGACGCTAATAAGATGATCCCTTATCAAGATCAAGAACTGTTTCTCATAACCTCCGTAGTTTACAGTGAAAAATTTGAGGTCGTGGGTCAAAGGAGGCACACAGTATGCAAATTTTCTACACCTTCAGTTTGGATGACTTTCTgcgtttgttttgattttcatatCATCAGACTGTTTCCAGCTAAAATG CGGGAAATAGAAGCTCGTCTCGAAGCACTATCGCACTTCTCAAAGGTTTTGAAATCCAAAGTCGATGGGAAATACAAAAAAACGTCAAGCCCTGCGGGGGTGGCAAAAAGAAACGTATGGGGACCAATTCTTTACGATTGCTGTCCTGTTCAGTACaatagagaagaaaaaagactGGAGATCATGAAGGGAGAGTTTGCCGGCCCAGCAACACGACATATTAGTAACGTTAAGAAGTTATATGATGATGATGCTTCTAGCGATCAGGAAGATGATAGTGGTGATGATGTTGGTAATGATGATGGACCGGTTCCATTTGATGTGGTTGCAGACTATATTTCGCCAG ATGATTTCGCTGACCAGGACATGAACAATATTGAACGCATAGAGAATGTGTTGAAGACAACAAAGAGCCGAGAGCAGCAAAAAGCACTGGTCAAAAAGTACCTGGGATGG tttGAAAACTTATTGGCGGACGATAAGATGAAGATTATACTGGACGATTGTGAGCGACTTACCAACAACGATTGCACATTTCTGCGTAGCTTGTACGTAGCGGCATTGCCAGGTCAAGATTCACTTGATTTTACAAAATTGACGAAGGCGGACATTCATGGATGTgcattcattttgaaattacttgatG AATTGTCTGACGAGGAATGGGAGGAGCTTGGGATCCAAGGCAGCTGA
- the LOC136913160 gene encoding uncharacterized protein isoform X4 yields MEMDLDIAEMGGIKLTEDVDLGDLQLGRVGQKYILDLDVRGILSRAVLDANKMIPYQDQELFLITSVVYSEKFEVVGQRRHTREIEARLEALSHFSKVLKSKVDGKYKKTSSPAGVAKRNVWGPILYDCCPVQYNREEKRLEIMKGEFAGPATRHISNVKKLYDDDASSDQEDDSGDDVGNDDGPVPFDVVADYISPDDFADQDMNNIERIENVLKTTKSREQQKALVKKYLGWFENLLADDKMKIILDDCERLTNNDCTFLRSLYVAALPGQDSLDFTKLTKADIHGCAFILKLLDELSDEEWEELGIQGS; encoded by the exons ATGGAAATGGATCTTGATATTGCGGAAATGGGAGGGATCAAACTGACTGAAGATGTCGACCTGGGGGACCTTCAACTTGGCAGAGTTGGCCAGAAATATATATTAGATCTAGATGTTCGTGGAATACTTTCTCGCGCAGTCCTGGACGCTAATAAGATGATCCCTTATCAAGATCAAGAACTGTTTCTCATAACCTCCGTAGTTTACAGTGAAAAATTTGAGGTCGTGGGTCAAAGGAGGCACACA CGGGAAATAGAAGCTCGTCTCGAAGCACTATCGCACTTCTCAAAGGTTTTGAAATCCAAAGTCGATGGGAAATACAAAAAAACGTCAAGCCCTGCGGGGGTGGCAAAAAGAAACGTATGGGGACCAATTCTTTACGATTGCTGTCCTGTTCAGTACaatagagaagaaaaaagactGGAGATCATGAAGGGAGAGTTTGCCGGCCCAGCAACACGACATATTAGTAACGTTAAGAAGTTATATGATGATGATGCTTCTAGCGATCAGGAAGATGATAGTGGTGATGATGTTGGTAATGATGATGGACCGGTTCCATTTGATGTGGTTGCAGACTATATTTCGCCAG ATGATTTCGCTGACCAGGACATGAACAATATTGAACGCATAGAGAATGTGTTGAAGACAACAAAGAGCCGAGAGCAGCAAAAAGCACTGGTCAAAAAGTACCTGGGATGG tttGAAAACTTATTGGCGGACGATAAGATGAAGATTATACTGGACGATTGTGAGCGACTTACCAACAACGATTGCACATTTCTGCGTAGCTTGTACGTAGCGGCATTGCCAGGTCAAGATTCACTTGATTTTACAAAATTGACGAAGGCGGACATTCATGGATGTgcattcattttgaaattacttgatG AATTGTCTGACGAGGAATGGGAGGAGCTTGGGATCCAAGGCAGCTGA
- the LOC136913160 gene encoding uncharacterized protein isoform X2, which produces MIAELLRKFSRENFGEVNYEPFLHGYSETAKPLSLIIKRKRSIWKRPFAKAEMIFLGDLEKFVSSDCKKDYTETVQSKIASEQKIEKGKSDPVDSHMEMDLDIAEMGGIKLTEDVDLGDLQLGRVGQKYILDLDVRGILSRAVLDANKMIPYQDQELFLITSVVYSEKFEVVGQRRHTREIEARLEALSHFSKVLKSKVDGKYKKTSSPAGVAKRNVWGPILYDCCPVQYNREEKRLEIMKGEFAGPATRHISNVKKLYDDDASSDQEDDSGDDVGNDDGPVPFDVVADYISPDDFADQDMNNIERIENVLKTTKSREQQKALVKKYLGWFENLLADDKMKIILDDCERLTNNDCTFLRSLYVAALPGQDSLDFTKLTKADIHGCAFILKLLDELSDEEWEELGIQGS; this is translated from the exons ATGATTGCAGAACTACTTCGCAAGTTTTCCCGAGAGAACTTCGGTGAAGTTAACTACGAGCCATTTTTGCATGGATATTCAGAGACCGCAAAGCCTTTGTCCCTTATAATCAAACGAAAGAGATCAATATGGAAACGCCCCTTTGCGAAAGCTGAAATGATCTTTCTTGGAGACCTGGAAAAATTTGTTTCCAGTGACTGTAAAAAAGATTATACGGAAACCGTTCAATCTAAAATAGCGTCAGAGCAAAAGATTGAGAAGGGCAAAAGTGATCCAGTGGACAG CCACATGGAAATGGATCTTGATATTGCGGAAATGGGAGGGATCAAACTGACTGAAGATGTCGACCTGGGGGACCTTCAACTTGGCAGAGTTGGCCAGAAATATATATTAGATCTAGATGTTCGTGGAATACTTTCTCGCGCAGTCCTGGACGCTAATAAGATGATCCCTTATCAAGATCAAGAACTGTTTCTCATAACCTCCGTAGTTTACAGTGAAAAATTTGAGGTCGTGGGTCAAAGGAGGCACACA CGGGAAATAGAAGCTCGTCTCGAAGCACTATCGCACTTCTCAAAGGTTTTGAAATCCAAAGTCGATGGGAAATACAAAAAAACGTCAAGCCCTGCGGGGGTGGCAAAAAGAAACGTATGGGGACCAATTCTTTACGATTGCTGTCCTGTTCAGTACaatagagaagaaaaaagactGGAGATCATGAAGGGAGAGTTTGCCGGCCCAGCAACACGACATATTAGTAACGTTAAGAAGTTATATGATGATGATGCTTCTAGCGATCAGGAAGATGATAGTGGTGATGATGTTGGTAATGATGATGGACCGGTTCCATTTGATGTGGTTGCAGACTATATTTCGCCAG ATGATTTCGCTGACCAGGACATGAACAATATTGAACGCATAGAGAATGTGTTGAAGACAACAAAGAGCCGAGAGCAGCAAAAAGCACTGGTCAAAAAGTACCTGGGATGG tttGAAAACTTATTGGCGGACGATAAGATGAAGATTATACTGGACGATTGTGAGCGACTTACCAACAACGATTGCACATTTCTGCGTAGCTTGTACGTAGCGGCATTGCCAGGTCAAGATTCACTTGATTTTACAAAATTGACGAAGGCGGACATTCATGGATGTgcattcattttgaaattacttgatG AATTGTCTGACGAGGAATGGGAGGAGCTTGGGATCCAAGGCAGCTGA
- the LOC136913160 gene encoding uncharacterized protein isoform X3, producing MEMDLDIAEMGGIKLTEDVDLGDLQLGRVGQKYILDLDVRGILSRAVLDANKMIPYQDQELFLITSVVYSEKFEVVGQRRHTVCKFSTPSVWMTFCVCFDFHIIRLFPAKMREIEARLEALSHFSKVLKSKVDGKYKKTSSPAGVAKRNVWGPILYDCCPVQYNREEKRLEIMKGEFAGPATRHISNVKKLYDDDASSDQEDDSGDDVGNDDGPVPFDVVADYISPDDFADQDMNNIERIENVLKTTKSREQQKALVKKYLGWFENLLADDKMKIILDDCERLTNNDCTFLRSLYVAALPGQDSLDFTKLTKADIHGCAFILKLLDELSDEEWEELGIQGS from the exons ATGGAAATGGATCTTGATATTGCGGAAATGGGAGGGATCAAACTGACTGAAGATGTCGACCTGGGGGACCTTCAACTTGGCAGAGTTGGCCAGAAATATATATTAGATCTAGATGTTCGTGGAATACTTTCTCGCGCAGTCCTGGACGCTAATAAGATGATCCCTTATCAAGATCAAGAACTGTTTCTCATAACCTCCGTAGTTTACAGTGAAAAATTTGAGGTCGTGGGTCAAAGGAGGCACACAGTATGCAAATTTTCTACACCTTCAGTTTGGATGACTTTCTgcgtttgttttgattttcatatCATCAGACTGTTTCCAGCTAAAATG CGGGAAATAGAAGCTCGTCTCGAAGCACTATCGCACTTCTCAAAGGTTTTGAAATCCAAAGTCGATGGGAAATACAAAAAAACGTCAAGCCCTGCGGGGGTGGCAAAAAGAAACGTATGGGGACCAATTCTTTACGATTGCTGTCCTGTTCAGTACaatagagaagaaaaaagactGGAGATCATGAAGGGAGAGTTTGCCGGCCCAGCAACACGACATATTAGTAACGTTAAGAAGTTATATGATGATGATGCTTCTAGCGATCAGGAAGATGATAGTGGTGATGATGTTGGTAATGATGATGGACCGGTTCCATTTGATGTGGTTGCAGACTATATTTCGCCAG ATGATTTCGCTGACCAGGACATGAACAATATTGAACGCATAGAGAATGTGTTGAAGACAACAAAGAGCCGAGAGCAGCAAAAAGCACTGGTCAAAAAGTACCTGGGATGG tttGAAAACTTATTGGCGGACGATAAGATGAAGATTATACTGGACGATTGTGAGCGACTTACCAACAACGATTGCACATTTCTGCGTAGCTTGTACGTAGCGGCATTGCCAGGTCAAGATTCACTTGATTTTACAAAATTGACGAAGGCGGACATTCATGGATGTgcattcattttgaaattacttgatG AATTGTCTGACGAGGAATGGGAGGAGCTTGGGATCCAAGGCAGCTGA